In the genome of Variovorax sp. PAMC26660, the window AAGACGAGGTACTGGGTGAAGCCAAGACTGGCGGATTTGCCCGCATAGTCTGCGATCGTGAGCGGGCCGCTCAGGTTCTTGAGCGAAGCCTCGCCAATCACCATCTTGCCCATCATGCGCACGGTGAGCGCAGACACCTCCCAGGTCCGTACCACACCGCGCCAGACACCGTCGACCGGGCCCAGCCGCACTGTCACCATTTCGGGCGGGGCGCCGACATAGGCGCCGACACGGCCGACCTTCGCGCCGTTCTCTTCCCGCACTTCAGGCGTCACTTCGAGCGTGAGCGGCTGGCTGCCGCGCTCGATCTGCCAGGCCTGGGCTCGCGGCTGGTCGCCGTCGACCGAAGCGCGGATCACCTCGCGCAACTGTTGCCCATCGATGATGGCGGTGCTACCAATGGCACGCACCAGGTCACCATTGCGAAGACCTGCACGCTCGGCCGCGCTGCCTGCCATGACCTCCCCGATCTCGGGCCGGGTCAACGGGGCAAGCACGCCGATCTTTCGGAACATCTGCGGATCGGCATCCCGGGTCTCGATGCGGCTCAGCGGAAGCACCAGTTGGCGCGCAGCACGACCGCCCTCGCCCGCCACTTCGAGCGTCAGGTCATGGCCGTCGAGCGCGCCCCGTGTCATGCGCCAGCGCAGATCCTCGAAGGACTGCACAGGCGACAGGTCGCCGTCGAAACCCGCCTGGGTGATCTGCTCGCCTCCGCGCAGGCCCGCTGCTTCGGCCAGCGAGGCCGCCACTGGCCGCGCCAGCTTGGCGACCGGCTCCTGCACGCCGATCCAGTTGACGGCCG includes:
- the rseP gene encoding RIP metalloprotease RseP, which produces MLTVVAFVVALGVLIAVHEYGHYRVAVACGVKVERFSVGFGKTLFRWQPKRQHPGQATEFVIGAFPLGGYVKMLDEREGPVAPEERHRAFNTQPLRSRAAIVAAGPIANLLLAVVLYTAVNWIGVQEPVAKLARPVAASLAEAAGLRGGEQITQAGFDGDLSPVQSFEDLRWRMTRGALDGHDLTLEVAGEGGRAARQLVLPLSRIETRDADPQMFRKIGVLAPLTRPEIGEVMAGSAAERAGLRNGDLVRAIGSTAIIDGQQLREVIRASVDGDQPRAQAWQIERGSQPLTLEVTPEVREENGAKVGRVGAYVGAPPEMVTVRLGPVDGVWRGVVRTWEVSALTVRMMGKMVIGEASLKNLSGPLTIADYAGKSASLGFTQYLVFLALISVSLGVLNLMPLPVLDGGHLMYYLWEGLTGKSVSDAWMERLQRGGVALLLVMMSVALFNDVTRLFG